Genomic DNA from Filimonas effusa:
ACTAATTTGACAAATGTTTCCAATGGGTAATATACAGAAATAATAACTGTATAACTTCAAAACAAAATCTCAGGAATAAACTTATCTCTCTTGTTTGCTTTTATAATTTTAGGATCATTAGTTATCAATGTGCATTCCATTTGTACTGCCGAAGCATAAATGATTTTGTCATGTAGTTCAAGAGTTCTTTCCGAATCAACATCAAGCAATAGACTAACAATTTCTTGCTCAATTGGTTTAATCTCCACATCCTCGCATTCCTTAAGCTGAATAAAGATTTCGTAGTAAAATTTTCGGGCCATTTCTTCGCT
This window encodes:
- a CDS encoding PIN domain-containing protein, with product MNRIFVIDTVALINYYNIFFHEKDMLSPNVRNAISKCLDRSYDYFKLIIPSVVFVEIYKNFLRSEEMARKFYYEIFIQLKECEDVEIKPIEQEIVSLLLDVDSERTLELHDKIIYASAVQMECTLITNDPKIIKANKRDKFIPEILF